The following are encoded together in the Babesia microti strain RI chromosome II, complete genome genome:
- a CDS encoding succinate dehydrogenase (ubiquinone) iron-sulfur protein (overlaps_old_locusTagID:BBM_II00530) — MALGFYNKFIYRCTNTKIYNSMISRKNLTFSIFRYNSETNQRPTMQNYELDTNNCGPMVLDALIKIKNEQDSTLSFRRSCREGICGSCSMNIDGKNGLACLTPIDTNKEVIEVQPLPNLYVIRDLVPDLSNFYAQYVSIQPWLRTKSKQEGKRENLQSPDDRAKLDGMYECILCACCSTSCPSYWWNPDHFLGPAILMQAYRWIQDSRDQYTKERLVQMNDSMKLYRCHGILNCSSCCPKGLDPAKAIKELKAKVEGEFTDPDDWAQVSANEYMEKNSRLLKSIKN; from the exons ATGGCATTAGGGTtctataacaaatttatatataggtGTACCAACaccaaaatatataacagtATGATATCTAGGAAAAATTTAACCTTTTCAATTTTCCGATACAACTCAGAAACGAATCAAAGGCCTACAATGCAAAATTACGAATTGGACACCAATAATTGTGGTCCAATGGTTCTAGATGCCCTAATTAAGATAAAAAATGAGCAG GATAGTACTCTTTCCTTTCGCAGAAGTTGTAGAGAGGGAATTTGTGGCAGTTGTTCAATGAACATAGACGGTAAGAATGGATTAGCTTGTTTGACGCCAATTGATACTAATAAAGAAGTCATTGAAGTACAACCATTGCCTAATTTGTATGTAATTAGGGATTTGGTCCCTGATCTATCTAACTTTTATGCACAATACGTGTCCATCCAGCCATGGCTCAGAACTAAGTCGAAACAG gaAGGTAAAAGGgaaaatttacaatcacCAGATGACCGCGCTAAATTGGATGGAATGTATGAATGTATATTGTGCGCATGTTGCTCCACGTCTTGCCCTTCATATTGGTGGAACCCGGATCATTTTCTAGGACCTGCCATCCTAATGCAAGCATATAGATGGATACAAGATTCTAGGGATCAATATACGAAAGAAAGATTGGTACAGATGAACGATAGCATGAAGTTATATCGCTGTCATGGTATTCTTAATTGCTCTTCTTGTTGTCCTAAGG GGTTGGATCCTGCTAAAGCGATAAAGGAATTAAAAGCCAAGGTTGAAGGTGAATTCACAGATCCGGACGATTGGGCTCAGGTCTCTGCCAATGAATACATGGAGAAAAATTCCAGATTGTTGAAATCTATAAAGAATTGA
- a CDS encoding Probable peptide chain release factor C12orf65 mitochondrial (overlaps_old_locusTagID:BBM_II00535), which translates to MYLCGIITQIIVISVPNTSFEFRLTNIKYLNKPIFTNSLKADEFEEKFIKGSGPGGQKINKSSSCVQLIHKKYPLVVKCQQTRNLQENRIIAREILQKKIFSIEKEEKMVGINLSLKEQRRILKLSDAEKERKKRDKQHRSEIKRSRSISNIE; encoded by the exons ATGTACTTATGTGGGATAATTACGCAAATCATTGTTATTTCAGTTCCAAATACATCATTTGAGTTTAGACTAActaatattaaatacttAAATAAGCCCATATTTACTAATAGCCTAAAGgctgatgaatttgaagagAAATTTATCAAGGGTAGCGGACCTGGAGGtcaaaaaataaacaaatctAGTTCATGTGTGCAACTTATACATAAAAAGTACCCTTTGGTGGTGAAATGCCAACAAACAAG AAATTTGCAGGAAAACCGCATTATAGCCAGAGAGATTCtacaaaaaaaaattttttcaattgaaaaGGAGGAGAAGATGGTCggtataaatttatctttG AAGGAACAACGAAGAATATTGAAGCTGAGTGATGCTGAGAAGGAAAGGAAGAAAAGAGATAAACAGCATAGGTCAGAGATTAAAAGGTCTAGATCAATTAGTAACATCGAATGA
- a CDS encoding Methyltransferase-like protein 13 (overlaps_old_locusTagID:BBM_II00535): MNLLPSNYSYFRSPEYWRHFYSNLDNFEWYVNFHDIEAAFYKILYEKSRLAEFYNVDSLISYEQVLNRSDFYKENVDFSNITIINIGTGNSLLPLELQKANFKRVISIDFEQSVIEAMKKYENEVLKWQCVDVSTSDYLNLSNQLDNDSVKILLDKAFLDAYISHDSGESVEMIKDKAKLYLKNSISLLNVGDIFIIISLLQPYIIKEIIRNMFGENILIDVYPIVNSIIPSNNGLKLIPYVIAIYKIDYQIENKYRCRIYGISGVPSQHFSIFNLLKVVNEIQFSYYTFSIAKNFNPGKMIIFHVDSSNSDISYSLMIYDTKAFNSIVKKSKDSLKSAVVIVPPGYEQSHLFSTIEGKDKLANSSNCDRLIIVSFNWLNCAILQYDYQKLLKKVKSDLNQLFLRLSTNDDIPIMTFEDDNRIKSFVAKIPSMQSYTILIRDLLTTESNTFSRQLIFTSSPHTVQSELCYQWVDGVEHFLFDRPCLEHHIAICMPIINSISNIDSKIAILGSGVNVLSNLLNHLLKNNICYHCIDIDHEVINLSGKYFGNDLSNFTKLSDELFHSKFDGNIVNIHGDVMKYINMAIKYCKNSFGAIILDINNSDEDKCGINSPNIHCISDNFLTNVSQLLTETGLFIVNVITTHSDANNIIVTALKRHFKHIKAITIPEIVNKVFVCSNFGLDDNLIGDSIEKLNKQLKITFIVDEWSILDY; the protein is encoded by the exons atgaatttgttACCTAGTAATTATTCTTATTTTAGAAGTCCCGAGTATTGGAGGCATTTCtattcaaatttggataattttgaatg gtATGTTAACTTTCATGACATCGAGGCCGCCTTCTACAAGATTCTATATGAAAAATCGCGTCTAGCAGAATTCTACAATGTAGATTCACTTATTTCCTATGAACAAGTATTGAACAGAAGTGATTTCTATAAGGAAAATGTCGATTTCAgcaatataacaattataaatattggcACTGGTAATTCATTATTACCTCTGGAACTTCAAAAGGCTAATTTCAAAAGGGTTATTAGTATAGATTTTGAACAATCAGTAATTGAGGCTAtgaaaaaatatgaaaatgaagTACTAAAGTGGCAATGCGTGGATGTGTCCACTAGTGACTATTTAAACCTATCCAATCAATTAGATAATGATTCTGTTAAAATATTGCTGGATAAGGCATTTCTAGATGCATATATAAGCCATGATTCAGGAGAATCTGTCGAAATGATTAAAGATAAAGCTAAACTATATCTTAAAAATAGTATATCATTGTTAAATGTTGGAgatatattcatcataATATCATTACTTCAGCCTTATATAATTAAGGAGATTATCAGAAATATGTTCggtgaaaatattttaatcgACGTATATCCTATTGTAAACTCAATAATCCCATCAAATAATGGATTAAAACTAATTCCATATGTAATTGCGATATATAAAATCgattatcaaattgaaaataagtATCGATGCCGTATATATGGTATATCAGGGGTGCCATCTCAACACTTTTCAATATTCAATCTTTTAAAGGTTGTCAACGAGATACAATTCAGCTATTACACTTTTAGTATTgctaaaaattttaatccGGGGAAAATGATCATTTTCCATGTAGATTCAAGTAACTCTGATATATCTTATTCCCTAATGATATATGACACTAAAGCTTTTAATAGCATTGTTAAGAAATCTAAAGACAGCTTGAAAAGTGCAGTGGTAATTGTGCCACCG GGATATGAACAAAGTCATCTATTTTCTACCATTGAAGGTAAAGATAAG CTGGCAAATAGTTCTAATTGTGATCGACTTATAATTGTATCTTttaattggttaaattGCGCCATTTTACAATATGATTATCagaaattgttaaaaaagGTTAAATCAGACCTTAATCAATTGTTTTTGAGATTATCtacaaatgatgatataccTATAATGACTTTTGAAGATGATAATAGGATTAAAAGTTTTGTCGCAAAAATACCATCAATGCAATCCTACACCATACTAATTCGAGATTTACTTACAACCGAATCTAATACCTTCAGTAGACAA TTAATATTCACTAGTTCGCCACATACAGTACAAAGTGAATTGTGCTATCAATGGGTAGACGGAGTGGAACATTTTTTGTTTGATAGGCCTTGTTTGGAACACCACATAGCCATCTGTATGCCCATAATCAATtcaatatcaaatattgattcaaaaattgcaattttaggCAGTG GTGTTAATGTATTGTCTAATctattaaatcatttacttaaaaataatatttgttacCACTGTATCGATATTGATCATGAAGTAATAAATCTGTCcggtaaatattttggcaaCGATCTATCTAATTTCACCAAGCTTAGTGatgaattatttcattCAAAATTCGATGGAAACATTGTTAACATCCACGGGGATGTAATGAAATACATTAATATGGccattaaatattgcaaaaataGCTTTGGTGCAATTATTTTGgatattaataattcaGATGAAGATAAGTGTGGAATTAATTCTCCAAATATACATTGTATCAGCGACAATTTTCTGACAAATGTATCGCAATTATTAACAGAAACTGGATTGTTCATTGTTAATGTAATAACTACACATAGTGAtgcaaataatatcattgttACAGCGTTAAAACGGCATTTTAAACACATAAAAGCGATTACTATACCAGAA ATTGTCAATAAAGTATTTGTATGTAGTAATTTTGGActtgatgataatttgattggTGATTCT ATTGAAAAACTGAACAAACAATTGAAAATCACCTTCATTGTGGATGAGTGGAGTATTTTAgactattaa
- a CDS encoding Eukaryotic initiation factor 4A (overlaps_old_locusTagID:BBM_II00535), which yields MKYPIFTFIALNTHKSLYSSYNHGSSNDSYNPEYNYSYDQHDSKHIDFRETWQNSILSGIIKPFRNKVFISEIENPVNYTECNSKVGEIIKAKTNRLKSSVQKKFIRQIISVITGDNRSFISLNTISSTNLDDELSNALIWFSNKYESFFNPNSLSNELERSKIDINCTFEDIGIRNVKIKELANNPTFAQKLHIPKVINYLKSKSEIFNTSKWLSTEELEDNSIGLFYHSSNGSGKTYSYLLSVLESGCKNTAIIVPTRELAVQIFKIAKSIIPDNVNPYLLIGGANIKHQIEKLKSLDNDKFNIFVATPGRFIDLTSRKVLSMRHISNIVFDEYDSYFSLPKNSNNLSVKESFLSIIKTIYNLKSDLPGAINLHGKKVIFCSAIDRQEQVHNLLKIEDVKKSNMNGVQSDCITHFLVTYGEGKDKVGLLKRLLEIKSFGKSVLIFVNCQEHIEFLSKVIKDYMPNVNLISLSASDDKMDRQKSFDELQKLKSNDYEDSIGPISSICVTTDISSRGIDFSPFTFLINYSIPGDIITYNNRCGRLNFSDKRGVCITLCQGSQIPKFGRTVLKRLSVPIHPVDPIQGILFKKRNQYLPYVTRS from the exons ATGAAATATCccatttttacatttatcGCATTAAATACTCacaaatcattatatagTAGTTACAATCATGGTTCATCAAACGATTCATACAATCCAGAATATAATTATTCGTATGATCAACATGATAGTAAACACATTGATTTTAGAGAAACATGGCAAAACTCAATCTTATCTGGCATCATTAAACCATTCAGGAACAAAGTTTTTATTTCTGAAATAGAAAATCCAGTTAATTACACTGAGTGCAATTCGAAGGTTGGTGAGATTATTAAAGCAAAGACGAATAGACTAAAATCTTCAGTACAGAAAAAGTTTATTAGGCAAATTATATCTGTAATTACTGGTGATAATAGATCATTTATCAGCTTAAAcacaatttcatcaacaAATCTTGATGATGAACTATCAAATGCATTAATTTGGTTTAGTAACAAATATgaatcattttttaatccAAATTCGTTATCTAATGAATTGGAAAGGTCAAAAATTGACATAAACTGTACATTTGAAGATATTGGTATTAgaaatgttaaaattaagGAATTGGCAAATAATCCTACTTTTGCtcaaaaattgcatataCCCAaggtaataaattatttaaaatcaaaatctgaaatttttaacacTTCTAAGTGGCTATCAACTGAAGAACTTGAAGATAATTCGATTGGCTTATTTTACCACTCTTCTAATGGTTCGGGAAAAACTTATTCATACCTATTGTCGGTGTTAGAATCTGGGTGTAAAAACACTGCTATTATTGTACCTACTAGGGAGTTGGCAGTTCAGATTTTTAAAATAgcaaaatcaataattccAGATAATGTTAATccatatttattgataGGTGGTgcaaatattaaacatCAAATTGAGAAGTTAAAATCACTAgacaatgataaatttaatatttttgtggCAACACCTGGCAGGTTTATCGATTTGACGAGTAGGAAAGTTTTGAGCATGAGGCACATTTCAAACATTGTGTTCGATGAATATGATTCTTATTTCTCATTGCCCAAAAACTCTAACAATCTCTCCGTAAAAGAATCCTTTCTTAGCATTATTAAGACAATTTATAACCTAAAAAGTGATTTACCTGGTGCGATTAATTTGCATGGTAAAAAGGTAATATTCTGCTCCGCTATTGATAGACAGGAACAAGTACATAATTTGCTTAAAATTGAAGATGTAAAGAAGTCAAATATGAACGGTGTACAGAGTGATTGTATAACACATTTCCTAGTTACATATGGTGAAGGGAAGGACAAGGTTGGTCTGCTTAAACGATTGTTAGAgattaaatcatttggtAAATCAGTGTTGatttttgttaattgtCAGGAACATATTGAGTTTTTAAGTAAGGTTATTAAGGATTATATGCCAAATGTCAACTTAATATCACTATCTGCTAGTGACGATAAGATGGATCGTCAAAAATCATTCGATGAATTGCAGAAGTTGAAGTCAAATG ATTATGAAGACAGTATTGGACCAATATCTAGTATTTGCGTTACAACAGATATATCCTCCAGGGGGATTGATTTTTCTCCATTTACCTttctaataaattattcaatacCGGGTG ATATCATTACATACAATAATAGATGTGGAAGATTGAATTTTAGTGATAAGAGGGGTGTATGTATTACGTTGTGTCAAGGCTCAcaaattccaaaatttgGAAGAACTGTATTAAAAAGATTATCAGTTCCAATACATCCAGTTGATCCGATACAAGGTATTTTATTCAAGAAGCGTAACCAATATTTGCCATATGTTACCAGATCATAG
- a CDS encoding conserved Plasmodium protein, unknown function (overlaps_old_locusTagID:BBM_II00545) gives MDEFEGKSPYRVLPPDHLTGFSNLKSETFDKNIKFFEGIGKYNELLSISEKYLDSIMLDPRIESLQRFVEPLCNITSGLHVKLSNQFDKPVFDSNTLRLIRNVSIDELSTDNTMKHPTPNSIIEESIESKRSLSKNSAPEQMYRVSTQTTQYSCKKRITIPNDAYDGDSDKRIFLHVTNKESDEQLGTFLSDNLEKVEINIDEFIKTCHLEDTKLISPMEFDAFLDHVKPQSLKTDLFNLWCIKPIGMQPSDYLEILLSDDDVYTRLLTYIKDEMNSMGHILDREKQVLSTLKHLSHVYDKFDKEEKLYFNILEKMKHNFYKQCTDVLQCTRQDLRLSIGHGYVQWGRIRNVIDWKPGDKIIREQGFAQELDERNRKKLRNSIRDIFGEEPINYRYTNVLLEGQHMYYKKALNDSTDQEMEWKRLQLSRDRQQVLAEFSSIVPIYCPENCIPWKCVGVSKNNVIWKMFNTYECKPVIVKYRNLKPHPKCIYDSYLAKSKSVLKTLERKFRNVQRNVVFDIKCEINENKLIKITPYINDCTLSNIIENSNFGSPDLIKKVKVIIYQLICVIANLELKFILPLKSSKIYFLSGRVILDVGIPPALLGNTLTNFLKEKTVTTIASELWDKPIEWYLPPEANGCVNFTNQTDKISKAHTYMIGKIFQESIGNVEDLHIKSFLNTCLEPNPENRPTLKALKKFHIFKSIHTNYGLIAGLEVPKVKCAVEVFGDVATIVNNKIRKREKGVADYETLDID, from the exons ATGGACGAGTTTGAAGGGAAGTCACCCTATCGGGTGCTTCCTCCAGACCATTTAACGGGATTTTCTAACTTGAAATCTGAGACCTTCGATAAGAACATCAAGTTTTTCGAAGGTATCGGCAAGTACAATGAGTTACTCTCAATTTCTGAAAAATATCTCGACAGTATAATGTTGGACCCACGCATTGAGTCATTGCAGCGTTTTGTTGAACCATTATGTAACATAACATCTGGCCTTCATGTCAAATTGTCTAATCAATTTGACAAACCTGTGTTTGATTCCAATACATTGAGATTGATTCGGAACGTTTCTATTGATGAGTTATCAACAGACAATACAATGAAGCATCCTACCCCTAACAGCATTATAGAAGAATCAATAGAGTCCAAAAGATCCTTATCTAAAA ATAGTGCTCCAGAACAGATGTACCGTGTATCAACACAGACAACACAATATTCATGTAAAAAAAGAATCACAATTCCCAATGACGCATATGATGGTGACTCTGATAAACGCATATTTTTACACGTCACAAACAAGGAAAGCGATGAACAATTAGGAACATTCTTGAGTGACAATCTTGAGAAGGTTGAGATAAATATTGACGAGTTTATAAAGACTTGCCACCTTGAAGACACAAAACTAATATCCCCTATGGAATTTGACGCATTCCTCGATCATGTCAAACCACAAAGTTTAAAGACTGACCTTTTCAATCTTTGGTGCATCAAGCCAATTGGAATGCAGCCTTCTGAttatttggaaattttattatctgATGATGATGTATACACACGCCTCCTAACGTATATTAAGGACGAGATGAATTCCATGGGCCACATATTGGATCGAGAGAAACAAGTACTTTCAACCCTAAAGCACTTATCCCACGTCTACGACAAGTTTGATAAGGAGGAAAAgctatattttaatatactaGAGAAGATGAAGCATAACTTTTACAAGCAATGCACTGACGTTCTACAGTGCACAAGACAAGATTTGAGGCTTTCGATTGGCCATGGCTATGTCCAATGGGGGAGAATAAGAAATGTTATTGATTGGAAACCAGGGGATAAGATCATTCGAGAGCAGGGGTTTGCCCAAGAGCTAGATGAAAGGAATCGCAAAAAATTGAGGAATTCCATTAGGGATATTTTTGGAGAAGAACCTATAAACTATAGGTACACAAATGTGTTGCTTGAGGGTCAACATATGTACTACAAAAAGGCTCTAAATGATTCAACCGATCAAGAAATGGAATGGAAGCGATTGCAGCTTAGTAGAGACAGGCAGCAAGTGTTGGCTGAGTTTTCG TCCATAGTACCCATTTATTGCCCAGAAAATTGCATACCATGGAAATGCGTGGGtgtatcaaaaaataacgTAATATGGAAAATGTTTAACACATATGAATGTAAGCCTGTAATAGTcaaatatcgcaatttgAAGCCGCATCCAAAATGCATTTATGATAGTTATTTGGCGAAATCTAAATCTGTTTTGAAGACTTTGGAGCgcaaatttagaaatgtACAACGAAATGTCGTATTTGACATCAAATGTGAGATTAATGAGaataaactaataaaaattactcCATATATAAACGATTGTACTTTGTCCAATATCAttgaaaattcaaattttggatcGCCAGACCTTATTAAAAAGGTTAAAGTCATCATATACCAACTTATCTGTGTCATTGCAAATTTGGAACTTAAATTCATATtg CCATTGAAATCCAGTAAAATATACTTCCTATCAGGCCGTGTAATATTAGACGTAGGTATACCACCA GCTTTGCTAGGAAATacattgacaaattttctGAAAGAAAAAACAGTTACGACAATCGCATCAGAGCTATGGGACAAGCCAATTGAATGGTATCTCCCTCCTGAAGCAAATGGctgtgtaaattttactAATCAAACTGATAAAATCTCAAAAGCACACACTTATATGATTGGCAAGATATTTCAAGAATCCATTGGCAATGTTGAAGATTTGCACatcaaatcatttttaaatacttgCCTGGAGCCCAATCCAGAGAATAGGCCAACGCTTAAAGCACTGAagaaatttcatatattcAAGAGCATACATACAAACTACG GTCTAATAGCTGGACTTGAAGTGCCAAAAGTTAAATGTGCAGTGGAAGTATTCGGAGACGTCGCTACGATTGTGAATAACAAGATTAGGAAGAGGGAGAAAGGCGTGGCGGATTATGAGACGCTGGATATTGATTAG
- a CDS encoding p21-C-terminal region-binding protein (overlaps_old_locusTagID:BBM_II00540): MKDKNRTSTNCTKTAKNSLIYDNNIPKKSEKCVRKKNKKVKSRSKLISRLKDKNFGTTKKNKIIYAEFIFNDPSEDDLTGIQNLILNTSRYLPWKSNIDGLCPSLDFISNLISEQANVGTILKTESGEFSCVIGLLSALNFNQYKQMDTIKLALLEECKKHGDTDELERMFINNQIGLIVNERMINAPLELVDKLFANLLLDIEWSLNSDVVPKEEIGYYKYTHFLFITRLLNLKGKTNDKLGFDGFFYKFEEKEFFNQSKIHFAWPSGDMNIYNKKLYPEYNLIFVITFENFQDVIKKLSAMVKLDQSNS; the protein is encoded by the exons ATGAAGGATAAAAATCGCACGTCAACTAATTGTACAAAGACAGCCAAAAATTCACTAATATACGATAATAATATCCCTAAAAAATCAGAAAAATGTGTTAGAAAGAAGAATAAAAAAGTTAAGTCCAgatcaaaattaatttccaGATTGAAagacaaaaattttggtaCTACAAAGAAAAATAAA ATTATATATGCCGAATTCATATTCAATGACCCAAGCGAAGATGATTTGACTGggatacaaaatttgatacttaACACAAGCAGATATTTACCTTGGAAATCAAATATCGACGGACTGTGCCCATCACTTGATTTCATTTCTAATCTAATTTCTGAACAG gcgAATGTTGGAACTATTCTTAAAACTGAATCAGGAGAATTTTCCTGTGTCATCGGACTACTTTCAGCTCTAAATTTCAATCAATACAAGCAAATGGACACGATAAAACTAGCATTATTAGAGGAATGTAAAAAACATGGAGATACTGATGAATTGGAAAGAATGTTTATTAACAATCAAATAGGATTAATTGTCAATGAGAGGATGATCAATGCACCACTGGAGCTGGTggacaaattatttgctaATTTGCTACTCGATATCGAGTGGTCACTCAATTCAGACGTGGTTCCCAAGGAAGAAATTGgctattataaatacacCCATTTTCTATTCATCACTAGATTGTTGAATCTCAAAGGTAAGACGAATGACAAGTTGGGGTTCGATGgatttttttataaatttgaggAAAAAGAGTTCTTCAACCaatcaaaaatacatttCGCTTGGCCCTCAGGAGAtatgaatatttacaataagAAATTGTATCCAGaatacaatttaatatttgtcATTACATTTGAAAACTTCCAAGATGTGATCAAAAAGTTGTCAGCTATGGTAAAATTGGATCAGAGTAACAGTTAA